Proteins from a genomic interval of Medicago truncatula cultivar Jemalong A17 chromosome 3, MtrunA17r5.0-ANR, whole genome shotgun sequence:
- the LOC11405230 gene encoding putative receptor protein kinase ZmPK1: protein MASLLIIFAILIFLLHFQHSSSFSLSVEKHEEDIIISPKGTFTAGFYPVGENAYSFAIWFTQKHKNLANATVVWMANRDQPVNGKCSRLSLLKTGNLVLTDAGHFDVWSTNTNSSKPLELILYDTGNLVLREHNKIGFVLWQSFDFPTDTLLPDQSFTRHMKLVSSKSGNKYSSGFYKLFFDNDNLLRLLYDGPQVSSIYWPSPWLVSWDASRSSNNSSRVAKLDVLGNFSSSDDFTLKTSDYGTVLQRRLTLDFDGNVRAYSRKHGQEKWLISGQFHQQPLKIHGICGPNSYSINNPKTGRKCVCLPGYNRINNQDWSQGCKPSFQLSCNNKTESKTRFQRLPHVDFYGYDYLHQANFTYKQCKQFCLRMCECIAFQYRLVNDEGVFYCYPKSQLRNGFSSPNFQGSIYLRLPKREHVSVHANVIKNGSLVCSRNDGVEQLKKSYVEDKENGSVKIILWFASGLGVIEALCFFMIWFFLFKNSEHFVIDNQGYVLAGATGFQKFTYSELKQATKCFSQEIGKGAGGTVYKGLLSDNRVVAIKRLHEANKEESEFLAELSVIGRLNHMNLIGMWGYCAEGKHRLLVFEYMEKGSLTDNLSSNALNWGKRYKIALGTAKCLAYLHEECLEWILHCDIKPQNILIDSNYQPKVADFGLSKLVQRNNFDNSSFSRMRGTRGYMGPEWIFNLPITSKVDVYSYGVVLLEMITGKSAMTGILITDGEKTHNESLVTWVREKRRNLSEMKSLVEQIVDPTLGSNYDMVKLETLTMVALKCVEEEKDMRPNMSEVVEMLQTHEHDSS from the coding sequence ATGGCTTCTTTACTAATCATCTTTGCTATTCTTATCTTCCTCTTACATTTTCAACACTCATCATCATTCTCTCTCTCGGTTGAAAAACACGAAGAAGATATTATAATATCACCAAAAGGCACATTCACTGCGGGTTTTTATCCCGTAGGTGAAAATGCTTATTCATTCGCCATATGGTTcactcaaaaacacaaaaacctCGCCAACGCTACCGTTGTTTGGATGGCAAATCGTGACCAACCTGTTAACGGAAAATGCTCAAGACTTTCCCTTCTCAAAACCGGGAACCTTGTATTAACTGACGCGGGACATTTTGATGTTTGGTCCACAAACACTAACTCATCCAAACCACTTGAGTTGATTTTGTACGATACAGGAAATCTCGTCCTCAGAGAGCACAACAAAATTGGTTTCGTTTTGTGGCAAAGCTTTGATTTTCCAACAGATACCCTCCTTCCTGATCAAAGTTTCACAAGGCACATGAAACTTGTTTCCTCCAAAAGTGGCAACAAATATTCCTCGGGCTTTTACAAACTTTTCTTCGATAACGACAATCTCTTGCGTCTTCTCTATGATGGCCCTCAAGTTTCAAGTATTTATTGGCCTAGTCCTTGGCTCGTTAGTTGGGATGCTAGTAGATCCTCAAACAACAGTAGCAGGGTGGCAAAACTAGATGTTTTGGGTAACTTTAGTTCTTCCGATGATTTCACTTTAAAGACAAGTGATTATGGGACAGTTCTCCAACGAAGATTGACTCTTGATTTTGATGGTAATGTTCGTGCTTATAGTCGAAAACATGGGCAAGAGAAGTGGTTGATTTCAGGGCAATTCCACCAACAACCTTTAAAAATACATGGAATTTGTGGACCGAATAGCTATTCCATTAACAATCCAAAAACCGGAAGAAAGTGTGTGTGTCTTCCTGGTTATAACAGGATCAATAATCAAGATTGGTCTCAAGGGTGTAAACCAAGCTTCCAACTTTCATGCAACAACAAAACAGAATCAAAGACTCGCTTCCAACGCTTACCCCATGTTGATTTTTATGGATACGATTATTTGCACCAAGCAAATTTCACCTATAAACAATGTAAGCAGTTCTGCTTGCGAATGTGTGAATGCATAGCCTTCCAATATCGTTTGGTTAATGACGAAGGTGTTTTTTATTGCTATCCTAAGTCACAATTGCGAAATGGGTTCAGTTCACCGAATTTTCAGGGATCAATCTATTTGCGATTGCCAAAAAGAGAACATGTTTCTGTCCATGCAAATGTTATAAAAAATGGTAGCTTGGTTTGTTCGAGAAATGATGGAGTAGAACAACTAAAAAAATCATACGTTGAAGACAAAGAAAATGGATCAGTGAAGATTATCCTTTGGTTTGCGTCTGGCTTAGGGGTAATTGAGGCGCtatgtttttttatgatatgGTTCTTCTTATTTAAGAATAGCGAGCACTTTGTTATAGATAATCAAGGCTACGTTCTTGCAGGAGCTACAGGATTTCAAAAATTCACTTACTCGGAACTAAAACAAGCAACAAAATGTTTTAGTCAAGAGATTGGAAAGGGTGCTGGAGGAACTGTGTATAAGGGTTTATTATCTGATAATAGAGTTGTGGCTATAAAGAGATTGCATGAAGCAAACAAAGAAGAGAGTGAATTTCTTGCTGAACTTAGCGTCATTGGAAGGCTTAACCACATGAATTTGATTGGTATGTGGGGGTATTGTGCAGAGGGAAAACACAGATTgttagtttttgagtacatGGAAAAAGGTTCTTTAACTGATAATTTGTCATCAAATGCGCTTAATTGGGGTAAGAGGTACAAAATTGCTCTCGGAACTGCAAAGTGTCTTGCCTATTTACATGAAGAATGTTTGGAGTGGATTTTGCATTGTGACATAAAGCCGCAAAACATACTAATTGACTCCAATTACCAACCCAAGGTAGCGGATTTTGGGTTGTCTAAGTTAGTACAAAGGAACAATTTTGATAATTCAAGTTTCTCAAGGATGAGAGGAACAAGAGGTTACATGGGACCTGAATGGATTTTCAACTTGCCAATCACTTCCAAGGTAGATGTTTATAGCTATGGAGTTGTGCTGCTAGAGATGATTACCGGGAAGAGTGCAATGACGGGTATCTTAATCACAGACGGAGAAAAGACTCATAATGAGAGTTTGGTAACATGggtgagagagaaaagaaggaaTTTATCAGAAATGAAATCTTTGGTGGAACAAATAGTAGACCCTACATTGGGATCAAATTATGACATGGTTAAATTGGAGACTTTGACAATGGTTGCTCTAAAGTGTGTTGAGGAAGAGAAAGACATGAGACCTAACATGAGTGAAGTTGTTGAAATGCTTCAAACTCATGAACATGATTCTTCATGA